A window of the Kosakonia sp. BYX6 genome harbors these coding sequences:
- the proW gene encoding glycine betaine/L-proline ABC transporter permease ProW, giving the protein MADQNNPWDSAPATDNAAQSADAWGGGGSAAPADGGGADWLHSAPAPAPEHFNIMDPFHKTLIPLDSWVTQAIDWVVMHFRPVFQGIRVPVDYILSGFQQLLLGMPSPVAIIVFSLIAWQMSSAGMGVATLVSLIAIGAIGAWSQAMVTLALVLTALLFCVVIGLPMGIWLARSQRAAKIIRPLLDAMQTTPAFVYLVPIVMLFGIGNVPGVVVTIIFALPPVVRLTILGINQVPADLIEASRSFGASPRQMLFKVQLPLAMPTIMAGINQTLMLALSMVVIASMIAVGGLGQMVLRGIGRLDMGLATVGGVGIVILAIILDRLTQAVGRDSRSRGNRRWYQTGPLGLLTRPFAK; this is encoded by the coding sequence ATGGCTGATCAAAATAATCCGTGGGATAGCGCACCGGCAACGGACAACGCTGCACAATCTGCTGATGCATGGGGCGGCGGCGGTTCTGCCGCGCCAGCCGATGGCGGCGGCGCAGACTGGCTGCACAGCGCGCCCGCACCGGCACCAGAACATTTCAATATTATGGATCCGTTCCATAAGACGCTGATCCCGCTTGATAGCTGGGTGACACAGGCGATCGACTGGGTTGTGATGCACTTCCGCCCGGTGTTTCAGGGGATTCGTGTCCCGGTGGATTATATTCTGAGCGGCTTCCAGCAGTTGCTGCTGGGCATGCCATCGCCGGTGGCGATTATTGTTTTCTCCCTGATCGCCTGGCAGATGAGCAGCGCCGGGATGGGCGTGGCAACCCTGGTGTCGTTGATTGCGATTGGCGCAATTGGTGCCTGGTCGCAGGCAATGGTGACGCTGGCGCTGGTTCTGACCGCACTGCTGTTCTGCGTGGTAATCGGCTTGCCGATGGGGATATGGCTGGCGCGTAGCCAGCGGGCGGCGAAAATTATTCGCCCGCTGCTGGATGCGATGCAGACCACTCCGGCATTTGTTTACCTGGTGCCGATTGTGATGCTGTTTGGTATCGGCAACGTACCGGGTGTGGTGGTGACGATTATCTTCGCCCTGCCGCCGGTCGTGCGCCTGACCATCCTCGGGATTAACCAGGTTCCGGCTGATTTGATTGAAGCTTCACGCTCATTTGGTGCCAGCCCGCGCCAGATGTTGTTCAAAGTACAGTTACCGCTGGCCATGCCGACCATTATGGCGGGAATTAACCAGACGTTGATGCTTGCCCTCTCCATGGTAGTGATCGCCTCGATGATCGCCGTTGGTGGGCTTGGCCAGATGGTACTGCGCGGAATTGGCCGTCTCGATATGGGGCTTGCCACCGTCGGCGGCGTGGGGATCGTTATCCTCGCCATCATTCTCGACCGCCTGACACAGGCTGTCGGTCGCGATTCCCGTAGCCGCGGTAATCGTCGCTGGTATCAAACCGGCCCGCTGGGTCTGCTGACCCGCCCATTCGCAAAATAA
- a CDS encoding DUF883 domain-containing protein — MFNRPNRRDVDEGVQDINNDVSQLADSLEEVLKSWGSDAKDEADSARRKAQALLKETRARMHGRNRVQQAARDAVGCADTFVKDKPWCSVGAAAAVGVFLGALLSLRR, encoded by the coding sequence ATGTTTAACAGACCGAATCGCCGTGATGTAGATGAAGGTGTTCAGGATATCAATAACGATGTCAGCCAATTAGCCGATAGCCTGGAAGAAGTGCTTAAATCCTGGGGTAGCGATGCGAAAGATGAAGCTGATAGCGCACGTCGTAAAGCGCAAGCGCTGCTGAAAGAGACCCGCGCACGTATGCATGGGCGTAACCGTGTTCAGCAAGCCGCGCGCGATGCTGTTGGCTGTGCAGATACCTTTGTGAAAGACAAACCCTGGTGCAGCGTGGGTGCTGCCGCTGCGGTCGGGGTGTTCCTCGGCGCGTTGCTCAGTTTGCGCCGTTAA
- the nrdF gene encoding class 1b ribonucleoside-diphosphate reductase subunit beta: MSQLSRVSAVNWNKIQDDKDLEVWNRLTSNFWLPEKVPLSNDIPAWQTLSPAEQQLTIRVFTGLTLLDTIQNTVGAPALMADSLTPHEEAVLSNVSFMEAVHARSYSSIFSTLCQSKDVDAAYTWSEENGALQRKAQLVLQYYRADDPLKKKIASVFLESFLFYSGFWLPMYWSSRGKLTNTADLIRLIIRDEAVHGYYIGYKYQKGLEKVSAEKREELKNFALDLLMDLYENELSYTEDLYAGSGWAEDVKAFLCYNANKAMMNLGYEALFPAEMAEVNPAILSALSPNADENHDFFSGSGSSYVMGKAVETEDEDWNF, from the coding sequence ATGAGCCAACTATCACGCGTCAGCGCGGTGAACTGGAACAAAATCCAGGACGATAAAGATCTGGAAGTGTGGAACCGGCTGACCAGCAACTTCTGGTTGCCGGAAAAAGTGCCGCTGTCGAATGATATTCCCGCCTGGCAGACCTTAAGTCCGGCAGAGCAGCAACTGACCATTCGCGTATTTACTGGCCTGACGCTGCTCGACACCATTCAGAACACCGTTGGCGCACCGGCATTAATGGCGGATTCGCTAACGCCGCACGAAGAAGCGGTGTTGTCGAATGTCAGCTTTATGGAAGCGGTGCACGCGCGTTCGTACAGTTCGATTTTTTCGACGCTATGCCAAAGCAAAGATGTTGATGCTGCTTATACCTGGAGCGAAGAAAACGGCGCGTTGCAGCGTAAAGCACAGCTGGTTTTGCAGTATTACCGCGCCGATGATCCGCTGAAAAAGAAAATCGCCAGTGTTTTTTTAGAGTCGTTTTTGTTCTATTCCGGTTTCTGGCTACCGATGTACTGGTCAAGCCGTGGCAAGCTGACCAACACCGCCGATTTGATTCGCCTGATCATTCGCGATGAAGCGGTTCACGGTTACTACATTGGTTATAAGTATCAGAAAGGGCTGGAGAAAGTCAGTGCGGAAAAACGTGAAGAGTTGAAAAACTTCGCGCTGGATCTGCTGATGGATCTCTACGAAAACGAGCTGAGCTATACCGAAGATTTGTACGCGGGCAGCGGCTGGGCGGAAGATGTGAAAGCGTTTCTCTGCTACAACGCCAACAAAGCGATGATGAACCTCGGTTACGAAGCGCTGTTCCCGGCGGAAATGGCAGAAGTGAACCCGGCCATTCTGTCCGCGCTGTCGCCGAATGCCGATGAAAACCACGACTTCTTCTCGGGTTCTGGCTCTTCATATGTGATGGGTAAAGCCGTCGAAACCGAAGACGAAGACTGGAACTTCTGA
- the nrdE gene encoding class 1b ribonucleoside-diphosphate reductase subunit alpha → MATTTAERVMQATPDFHALNAMLNLYDKDGRIQFDKDHEAVDAFMAHHVRPNTVTFNSQDERLNWLVAENYYDESVLARYDRAFVVDLIAQAHASGFRFQTFLGAWKFYTSYTLKTFDGKRYLEHFEDRACMVALTLAQGDKALAQQLTDEILSGRFQPATPTFLNCGKQQRGELVSCFLLRIEDNMESIGRAVNSALQLSKRGGGVAFLLSNLREAGAPIKRIENQSSGVIPVMKMLEDAFSYANQLGARQGAGAVYLHAHHPDILRFLDTKRENADEKIRIKTLSLGVVIPDVTFRLAKENAQMALFSPYDVERLYGKPFGDVAISEMYDQLLADDRVRKTYINARDFFQTLAEIQFESGYPYIMFEDTVNRANPIAGRINMSNLCSEILQVNSASTFDENLDYAETGRDISCNLGSLNIAHTMDSPDFGRTVETAIRGLTAVSDMSHIRSVPSVESGNAASHAIGLGQMNLHGYLAREGIAYGSPEGLDFTNFYFYTITWHALHTSMMIARERGQQFAGFPASRYASGEYFNQYLEGDWQPKTEKVRTLFERAGITIPTRAMWQQLREDVMRYGIYNQNLQAVPPTGSISYINHATSSIHPIVSKIEIRKEGKTGRVYYPAPFMTNDNLALYEDAYEIGPEKIIDTYAEATRHVDQGLSLTLFFKDTATTRDINKAQIYAWKKGIKSLYYIRLRQLALEGTEIQGCVSCAL, encoded by the coding sequence TTGGCAACGACAACCGCAGAGCGCGTGATGCAAGCCACGCCTGATTTCCATGCGCTGAATGCCATGCTGAATCTTTATGATAAAGACGGCCGCATTCAGTTTGATAAAGACCACGAGGCGGTCGACGCCTTTATGGCTCACCACGTGCGCCCGAATACCGTGACATTCAATAGCCAGGACGAGCGGCTGAACTGGTTGGTGGCGGAAAATTATTACGACGAAAGCGTGCTGGCGCGTTACGACCGCGCTTTCGTGGTCGACCTGATTGCGCAGGCGCACGCCAGCGGTTTTCGTTTCCAAACCTTTCTTGGTGCCTGGAAGTTCTACACCAGTTACACGCTGAAAACCTTTGATGGCAAACGCTATCTTGAGCATTTTGAAGACCGCGCGTGCATGGTGGCGTTGACGCTGGCGCAGGGCGATAAAGCGCTGGCGCAACAATTGACCGATGAAATTCTCTCTGGCCGCTTCCAGCCTGCGACACCAACTTTCCTCAATTGCGGTAAACAGCAGCGCGGCGAACTGGTTTCCTGCTTCCTGCTGCGCATTGAAGACAATATGGAATCCATTGGTCGCGCGGTGAACTCGGCGTTACAGCTTTCAAAACGCGGCGGCGGCGTGGCCTTTCTGCTCTCTAACCTGCGCGAAGCCGGTGCGCCGATCAAACGCATTGAAAACCAGTCTTCCGGCGTGATCCCTGTGATGAAGATGCTGGAAGATGCGTTCTCTTACGCCAACCAACTCGGCGCTCGCCAGGGCGCGGGCGCGGTGTATCTGCATGCGCATCATCCGGACATTCTGCGTTTTCTCGACACCAAACGCGAAAACGCCGACGAAAAAATCCGTATCAAAACCCTGTCGCTCGGCGTGGTGATCCCGGATGTGACCTTCCGTCTGGCGAAAGAGAATGCGCAAATGGCGCTGTTCTCGCCGTACGACGTTGAGCGCCTGTACGGCAAACCGTTTGGTGATGTCGCGATTAGCGAAATGTACGATCAACTGCTCGCCGACGACCGTGTACGCAAAACCTATATTAATGCCCGCGATTTCTTCCAGACGCTGGCGGAAATTCAGTTCGAATCCGGTTATCCGTACATCATGTTTGAAGATACGGTGAACCGCGCGAACCCGATTGCCGGGCGCATTAATATGAGCAACCTGTGCTCGGAGATTTTGCAGGTTAACAGCGCTTCGACCTTCGATGAGAACCTCGATTATGCCGAAACCGGGCGCGATATCTCCTGTAACCTCGGTTCGCTGAATATTGCCCACACCATGGATTCCCCCGATTTTGGCCGCACGGTGGAAACCGCCATTCGCGGGTTAACCGCCGTGTCCGATATGAGCCATATTCGTTCGGTGCCGTCGGTGGAATCCGGCAATGCCGCGTCGCACGCCATTGGGCTTGGTCAGATGAACCTGCACGGTTATCTGGCGCGGGAAGGCATTGCTTACGGCAGCCCGGAAGGGTTGGATTTCACCAATTTTTATTTCTACACCATCACCTGGCATGCGCTGCATACCTCGATGATGATCGCCCGTGAGCGCGGGCAGCAATTCGCCGGTTTCCCGGCGTCGCGCTACGCCAGCGGGGAGTATTTCAACCAGTACCTGGAAGGCGACTGGCAACCCAAAACGGAGAAAGTCCGTACGCTGTTTGAACGTGCCGGCATCACCATTCCGACGCGCGCGATGTGGCAACAACTGCGCGAAGATGTGATGCGTTACGGCATCTATAACCAGAACTTGCAGGCGGTTCCGCCGACCGGCTCCATTTCCTATATCAACCATGCGACATCGAGTATTCACCCGATTGTCTCGAAAATTGAAATTCGCAAGGAAGGCAAAACCGGGCGCGTTTATTACCCGGCGCCCTTTATGACCAATGACAACCTGGCGCTGTACGAAGATGCGTATGAAATCGGGCCGGAGAAAATCATTGATACCTATGCCGAAGCCACGCGCCATGTCGATCAGGGCTTGTCGCTGACGCTGTTCTTTAAAGACACAGCGACCACCCGCGACATCAACAAAGCGCAAATTTACGCATGGAAAAAAGGCATCAAGTCGCTGTATTACATCCGCCTGCGCCAGCTTGCGCTGGAAGGCACCGAGATTCAGGGCTGCGTGTCCTGCGCGTTGTAA
- the nrdI gene encoding class Ib ribonucleoside-diphosphate reductase assembly flavoprotein NrdI: MSNLVYFSSSSENTQRFMTRLGLPAVRIPLNERERIQVDEPYILVVPSYGGGGTAGAVPRQVIRFLNDPQNRALIRGVIAAGNRNFGDAYGRAGDVVSQKCGVPYLYRFELMGTQQDIDNVRKGVSEFWQRQPQSA; the protein is encoded by the coding sequence ATGAGCAATCTCGTCTACTTTTCCAGCAGCTCGGAAAACACGCAGCGCTTTATGACGCGCCTCGGGTTGCCCGCTGTGCGCATTCCGCTTAACGAGCGCGAACGTATTCAGGTAGACGAACCTTATATTCTGGTGGTTCCCAGTTATGGCGGCGGCGGTACGGCAGGCGCTGTGCCGCGCCAGGTGATTCGCTTTTTAAACGATCCGCAAAACCGCGCGTTGATTCGCGGCGTTATCGCCGCCGGTAACCGCAACTTCGGCGACGCCTATGGGCGCGCAGGCGATGTGGTGTCGCAAAAATGCGGCGTGCCGTATCTGTATCGTTTTGAGCTAATGGGAACCCAGCAGGACATCGACAATGTGCGTAAAGGAGTGAGCGAATTTTGGCAACGACAACCGCAGAGCGCGTGA
- the nrdH gene encoding glutaredoxin-like protein NrdH translates to MRITIYTRNDCVQCHATKRAMENRGFEFEMVNVDHVPEAADELRAMGFRQLPVVVAGETKWSGFRPDMINSLHTAPSVASA, encoded by the coding sequence ATGCGCATTACCATTTACACTCGAAATGATTGTGTTCAATGTCACGCCACCAAACGTGCAATGGAAAACCGTGGTTTTGAATTCGAAATGGTGAACGTTGACCATGTGCCAGAAGCTGCCGATGAGCTTCGCGCGATGGGCTTTCGTCAGTTACCGGTGGTTGTCGCCGGCGAAACAAAATGGTCCGGTTTCCGCCCGGATATGATCAACAGCCTGCACACTGCCCCCAGCGTCGCCAGCGCATGA
- the alaE gene encoding L-alanine exporter AlaE: MFSSQSRLRHAAADTFAMVVYCSVVNMLIEIFLSGMSFEQSLSSRLVAIPVNIIIAWPYGLYRDLFMRYARRISPSGWMKNLADVLAYVTFQSPVYVAILWTVGADWHQIVAAVSSNIVLSMMMGAVYGYFLDYCRRLFRVSSYHQAKA; encoded by the coding sequence ATGTTCTCTTCGCAGTCTCGCCTGCGTCACGCCGCTGCGGACACCTTTGCGATGGTTGTCTATTGTTCGGTAGTGAACATGTTGATTGAAATATTCCTCTCCGGAATGAGCTTCGAACAGTCACTTTCATCACGCCTTGTCGCTATCCCGGTCAACATTATTATTGCCTGGCCTTATGGGCTGTATCGCGATCTGTTTATGCGTTATGCGCGCCGCATTAGCCCGTCTGGCTGGATGAAAAACCTGGCAGATGTGCTGGCTTATGTGACCTTTCAGTCACCGGTTTATGTGGCGATTCTGTGGACGGTGGGTGCGGACTGGCACCAAATTGTTGCGGCGGTGAGTTCGAATATCGTGCTGTCAATGATGATGGGGGCGGTTTACGGCTATTTCCTTGATTACTGCCGTCGCCTGTTCCGGGTGAGCAGTTACCACCAGGCCAAAGCCTGA
- a CDS encoding DUF2002 family protein produces the protein MYLRPDEVARVLENVGFTMDVATPKTYGYRRGENYVYVNREARMGRTALIIHPTLKERSSSLAEPASDIKMCDHYQNFPLYLGGHAQEHYGIPHGFSSRMALERFLSGLFGEQH, from the coding sequence ATGTACTTACGACCCGATGAAGTGGCACGTGTTCTGGAAAATGTAGGATTTACGATGGATGTGGCCACGCCGAAAACCTATGGTTATCGCCGCGGTGAAAATTATGTTTATGTTAATCGCGAAGCGCGGATGGGACGCACAGCGCTGATCATTCACCCTACGTTAAAAGAACGCAGTTCATCGCTTGCGGAACCTGCCTCGGACATCAAGATGTGCGATCACTATCAGAACTTTCCCCTCTATTTAGGGGGCCACGCGCAGGAGCATTACGGTATTCCGCACGGCTTCAGTTCACGCATGGCACTGGAAAGATTTTTGAGCGGATTATTTGGCGAACAGCACTAA
- the proV gene encoding glycine betaine/L-proline ABC transporter ATP-binding protein ProV produces MAIKLEVKNLYKVFGEHPQRAFKYIEKGLSKEEILEKTGLSLGVKDASLAIEEGEIFVIMGLSGSGKSTMVRLLNRLIEPTRGQVLIDGVDIAKISDAELREVRRKKIAMVFQSFALMPHLTVLDNTAFGMELAGIPAQARQEKALDALRQVGLENYAHAYPDELSGGMRQRVGLARALAINPDILLMDEAFSALDPLIRTEMQDELVKLQAKHQRTVVFISHDLDEAMRIGDRIAIMQNGEVVQVGTPDEILNNPANDYVRTFFRGVDISQVFSAKDIARRTPVGLIRKTPGFGPRSALKLLQDEDREYGYVIERGNKFVGIVSIDSLKEALGQSQGIDAALIDSPLAVDAETPLSELLSHVGQAPCAVPVVGEEQQYVGIISKRMLLQALDREGANNG; encoded by the coding sequence ATGGCAATTAAATTAGAAGTTAAAAATCTCTACAAAGTATTTGGTGAGCATCCGCAGCGAGCTTTCAAATATATTGAAAAAGGACTTTCGAAAGAAGAAATACTGGAAAAAACGGGTCTGTCGCTTGGCGTTAAAGACGCCAGTCTGGCCATTGAAGAAGGCGAGATATTTGTCATCATGGGATTATCCGGCTCGGGTAAATCCACTATGGTACGCCTTCTCAATCGCCTGATTGAACCCACCCGCGGACAGGTGCTGATTGACGGCGTAGATATCGCCAAAATATCAGACGCCGAGTTGCGCGAGGTGCGCAGGAAAAAGATTGCGATGGTCTTCCAGTCATTTGCGCTAATGCCCCATTTGACGGTATTGGATAATACCGCGTTTGGTATGGAGTTAGCGGGCATTCCGGCGCAAGCGCGCCAGGAAAAAGCGCTGGATGCGCTGCGCCAGGTAGGCCTGGAAAATTATGCCCATGCCTACCCCGATGAACTCTCTGGCGGTATGCGCCAACGTGTAGGTTTGGCCCGTGCATTAGCCATCAATCCCGATATTTTATTAATGGATGAAGCCTTCTCGGCGCTCGATCCCTTAATTCGTACGGAAATGCAGGATGAATTGGTGAAGCTGCAAGCGAAACACCAGCGTACCGTCGTGTTTATTTCCCACGATCTGGATGAAGCAATGCGTATTGGCGACCGCATCGCCATTATGCAAAACGGCGAAGTGGTACAGGTGGGTACGCCGGATGAGATTTTGAATAATCCGGCCAATGATTATGTGCGCACCTTCTTCCGCGGTGTGGATATTAGCCAGGTGTTCAGCGCGAAAGATATTGCGCGTCGTACGCCGGTCGGTTTGATCCGCAAAACGCCGGGCTTTGGCCCGCGCTCTGCGCTGAAGTTATTGCAGGATGAAGACCGTGAATACGGTTATGTGATTGAACGCGGCAATAAATTTGTCGGCATTGTCTCCATCGACTCCCTGAAAGAGGCGTTAGGCCAGAGTCAGGGTATCGATGCGGCGTTAATTGACTCCCCGCTCGCGGTGGACGCCGAAACGCCGCTTAGCGAGTTGCTCTCCCATGTCGGACAGGCGCCCTGTGCGGTGCCAGTCGTCGGTGAAGAACAACAGTACGTGGGCATCATTTCCAAACGGATGCTGCTTCAGGCTTTAGATCGCGAGGGGGCAAACAATGGCTGA